Proteins encoded together in one Triticum dicoccoides isolate Atlit2015 ecotype Zavitan chromosome 7B, WEW_v2.0, whole genome shotgun sequence window:
- the LOC119337398 gene encoding putative UPF0481 protein At3g02645, with product MALAQPQLQAQARFVRAAAANAGVELDESRWVSEVRRRMEAVAEELGAVAMVFDVPRLLRSTRPEAYTPQHFALGPYHYQRPGLRDMERYKLAAAKRAEQLFAPHHTFDHLVQNFVGMQDKIRAPYHRFLELNEQTLSWMMAIDTCFLLDFLEKYHVDKATDLVSSSPNWINATVRDAMMLENQIPLFLFTAALQLRHGSEEAAADAMRVVLDRFIRDVCPIKTNTPALTGDIAEHGHLLELLYHFLVPASAVSAQQNAAKLPPLVPEVAISLDAHGAVEEQQVPDTDKVQQACMQVSSLDVPPARFIKNLITKPMSLVSSLPGWIVGKVPQLSGVAQLLGKLMASTDVAALLKGVNLGTIIKSPLAQEIMIPSVAQLAACGVRFLPAPEGVAGIAFDAATATLTLPVLHLDSNTDVILRNLVAYETAAVRGPLVLARYTELMNGIIDTPRDVKILTGCGIIVNGMKSNKEAADMWNGMCRAVRPSKAPLLDCVITEVNAHRNRSAAVRARKMLKRYVFRSWKVLTLLATVVLLLMTALQTFCTVYDCKRWFGGRIPQLTAGGGQ from the exons ATGGCGTTGGCGCAGCCGCAGCTCCAGGCGCAGGCCCGGTTCGTGCGGGCAGCCGCGGCAAACGCCGGCGTGGAGCTGGACGAGTCACGGTGGGTGAGTGAGGTGCGGCGGCGGATGGAGGCCGTGGCGGAGGAGCTGGGAGCCGTGGCCATGGTCTTCGACGTGCCAAGGCTGCTGCGATCGACGAGGCCCGAGGCGTACACGCCGCAGCACTTCGCCCTGGGGCCGTACCACTACCAGCGGCCCGGGCTGAGGGACATGGAGCGCTACAAGCTCGCGGCGGCCAAGCGCGCCGAGCAGCTCTTCGCCCCTCACCACACCTTCGACCATCTCGTGCAAAACTTCGTCGGCATGCAGGACAAGATCAGGGCCCCATACCACAG GTTCCTTGAGCTGAACGAGCAGACGCTGTCATGGATGATGGCAATCGACACGTGCTTCCTCCTTGACTTCCTTGAGAAGTACCACGTGGACAAGGCGACGGACCTGGTGTCCTCCTCGCCCAACTGGATCAACGCCACGGTGCGGGACGCCATGATGCTCGAGAACCAGATCCCGCTCTTCCTCTTCACCGCCGCGCTCCAGCTCCGCCACGGCTCCGAGGAAGCCGCCGCCGATGCCATGCGCGTCGTCTTGGACCGCTTCATCAGGGACGTGTGCCCCATCAAGACAAACACGCCGGCCCTCACCGGTGACATCGCCGAGCACGGGCACCTGCTGGAGCTCCTCTACCATTTCCTCGTGCCTGCCTCGGCCGTCTCCGCCCAGCAAAACGCGGCGAAGCTTCCGCCGCTGGTCCCGGAGGTGGCCATCTCCCTCGACGCGCACGGTGCGGTCGAGGAGCAGCAGGTCCCGGACACCGACAAGGTGCAGCAGGCGTGCATGCAGGTGTCCAGCCTCGACGTGCCGCCTGCACGGTTCATCAAGAACCTAATCACCAAGCCGATGAGCTTGGTTTCGAGCCTCCCGGGGTGGATTGTGGGCAAGGTGCCGCAGCTGTCGGGGGTGGCGCAGCTGCTCGGGAAGTTGATGGCGTCGACGGACGTGGCGGCGCTGCTCAAGGGCGTGAACCTGGGGACCATCATCAAGTCGCCTCTGGCGCAGGAGATCATGATCCCGTCGGTGGCGCAGCTGGCCGCGTGCGGCGTGCGGTTCTTGCCGGCCCCGGAGGGCGTGGCCGGGATCGCCTTTGACGCGGCCACGGCGACGCTCACCCTGCCGGTGCTCCATCTCGACAGCAACACGGACGTGATCCTCCGCAACCTGGTGGCGTACGAGACGGCCGCCGTGCGCGGGCCGCTGGTGCTGGCGCGGTACACGGAGCTGATGAACGGCATCATCGACACACCCAGGGACGTGAAGATCCTGACGGGGTGCGGGATCATCGTGAACGGCATGAAGAGCAACAAGGAGGCTGCCGACATGTGGAACGGGATGTGCCGGGCAGTGCGGCCGAGCAAGGCGCCGCTGCTGGACTGCGTGATCACGGAGGTGAACGCGCACCGGAACCGGAGCGCCGCCGTGAGAGCGAGGAAGATGCTGAAGCGGTACGTGTTCAGGTCGTGGAAGGTGCTGACGCTGCTGGCCACGGTGGTGCTGCTGCTCATGACGGCGCTGCAGACCTTCTGCACCGTCTACGACTGCAAGCGCTGGTTCGGTGGCCGCATACCGCAGCTGACGGCCGGAGGAGGGCAGTAG